One segment of Clavelina lepadiformis chromosome 2, kaClaLepa1.1, whole genome shotgun sequence DNA contains the following:
- the LOC143446157 gene encoding uncharacterized protein LOC143446157 isoform X2 translates to MVDDWRNSIKELQDILKKNICSEKSTGAQEHLESLIKCIKDLTESRQELVQSFEETTIKASELKSRYKMLEMKQENDLTVVEGAKQQNKDTIETIKQNIADVNKKMVESEQKHKRLNLENEVLLPKAEKANEMWPALCQIISDTMKTKAQLQMNVNETRCKTIDVHEKAISFCEETEAIELDIVDCWEVCRAQIDKVNKEGETWKEEIAAQDNVTLQAKKDFIDLEEDISWSQLRNVKASEQLKKEEGKLTHLRRRTKYLQRKIKQTEKEKSQEEKALKVLKQQIAQTTENYEEKMESLTESHQKILQQAREAFREKEELSIQKDTISLDVEAKRFQLETIKDEKKGKRNALLQVNSMLNLVVSDLTANRSERSKFQEMTALVIENSEETQKVFAKNIKEMKLDLEEEIMKRENAREAWVKSLDLLNSWNEKMVSFFESSKNSIEENRRRGKAYKEENDVLRSQLEGMKIRESGLRLQIEEGKQLFKKTKKTLSDDIFLLKESIKEKTENIKELQALKDKLKPGYGIVREEFERRSSSYKSLKDDLILLKRTEKELTNAIELKNIKFKGLYQPREDMKVMLSEARKNMLECIKRHKKDLYESGYDIYMVSKHIETLYDNNSVIRHACDLLQRQVADERKDISSADELIQKNTTQVYSIRERLLKLVEEELKLMADASLQNSGDLSQLAGIKANAQARGSVVYKATRQMLDLVQRFGRFVSAETKSRRKSRRMSKIEKVEKQH, encoded by the exons GAATATTTGCTCtgaaaaat CGACGGGTGCACAAGAGCATCTTGAAAGCCTTATAAAATGCATCAAAGATCTAACAGAAAGTCGTCAAGAGCTTGTACAAAGTTTTGAGGAAACCACTATAAAAGCCAGTGAGCTAAAAAGTCGCTACAAGATGTTGGAAATGAAGCAGGAAAATGACCTG ACAGTTGTAGAAGGAGCCAAACAGCAAAACAAAGACACAATcgaaacaataaaacaaaacattgcagacgtaaacaaaaaaatggtcGAAAGTGAACAG AAACATAAACGTTTAAATCTTGAAAATGAAGTTCTTTTGCCTAAAGCGGAAAAGGCGAACGAGATGTGGCCCGCCCTGTGTCAGATAATTAGTGacacaatgaaaacaaaagctCAGTTGCAGATGAACGTAAACGAAACCAG ATGTAAAACCATTGATGTGCACGAAAAAGCAATTTCGTTTTGTGAAGAAACCGAAGCTATTGAGTTAGACATAGTAGATTGCTGGGAAGTTTGCCGTGCTCAGATCGACAAGGTTAATAAAGAAGGTGAAACGTGGAAGGAAGAG ATAGCTGCTCAGGACAATGTCACTCTTCAGGCAAAGAAAGACTTCATTGATTTGGAAGAAGACATAAGTTGGTCGCAGTTGAGAAACGTAAAAGCATCAGAGCAACTGAAGAAGGAAGAAGGCAAACTTACACACCTCCGCAGACGG ACTAAATACTTGCAacgaaaaatcaaacaaactgaaaaagaaaaatctcaAGAAGAAAAAGCTTTGAAAGTTCTGAAACAACAAATTGCTCAAACTACAGAGAACTACGAG GAAAAAATGGAATCGCTGACCGAGTCGCaccaaaaaatattgcaacaaGCAAGGGAGGCTTTTCGAGAAAAAGAGGAGCTGAGCATTCAAAAAGACACTATATCTTTGGATGTTGAGGCGAAGCGCTTTCAACTTGAGACTATCAAAGACGAAAAAAAAGGCAAAAGGAACGCTCTACTACAAGTTAATAGTATG TTGAATCTTGTAGTTTCCGATCTGACCGCCAACAGATCTGAAAGATCGAAGTTCCAAGAAATGACGGCTCTTGTCATTGAAAACAGCGAAGAGACGCAGaaggtttttgcaaaaaatataaaggAGATGAAATTAGATTTAGAAGAAGAGATTATGAAAAG aGAAAACGCGAGAGAGGCGTGGGTAAAATCGCTTGACTTGCTCAACAGTTGGAACGAAAAAATGGTCTCGTTTTTTGAATCATCAAAAAACTCAATTGAAGAGAACAg ACGCCGTGGAAAAGCCTATAAGGAGGAGAATGACGTTTTAAGGAGCCAGCTAGAAGGGATGAAGATTAGAGAATCAGGACTAAGGCTGCAAATAGAGGAAGGAAAACAACTATTCAAGAAGACAAAGAAGACTCTGTCTGATGATATTTTCTTGCTAAAGGAGagcataaaagaaaaaacg GAAAATATAAAAGAACTGCAGGCTTTGAAAGATAAACTGAAACCCGGATATGGTATTGTTCGTGAGGAATTTGAAAGAAGGAGCAGCAGCTATAAGTCATTGAAGGATGATTTGATTCTATTGAAAAGAACAGAAAAGGAGCTTACAAATGCAATTGAactcaaaaatattaaatttaaag GACTTTATCAGCCAAGAGAAGATATGAAAGTGATGCTAAGTGAAGCACGAAAAAATATGCTAGAGTGCATTAAACGTCATAAGAAGGATCTTTACGAATCTGGTTATGATATTTACATGGTTTCCAAACATATTGAGACGTTGTATGATAACAATAGTGTCATTCGCCATGCATGTGACCTCTTGCAGCGTCAGGTTGCAG ATGAGAGAAAAGATATCTCAAGTGCGGATGAGCTCATCCAGAAAAATACAACGCAAGTTTATTCCATTAGAGAACGACTCCTAAAGCTCGTGGAGGAAGAATTAAAACTTATGGCCGATGCATCTTTGCAAAATTCAGGAGACCTAAGTCAGTTGGCCGGTATTAAG GCCAATGCACAAGCTCGTGGTAGTGTGGTGTATAAGGCCACCAGACAAATGCTTGATCTAGTGCAGAGATTCGGACGCTTCGTTTCAGCAGAGACTAAGAGTAGAAGAAAGTCAA GGCGCATGTCAAAGATTGAAAAAGTCGAGAAACAACATTAA
- the LOC143446157 gene encoding uncharacterized protein LOC143446157 isoform X1 translates to MVDDWRNSIKELQDILKKNICSEKSTGAQEHLESLIKCIKDLTESRQELVQSFEETTIKASELKSRYKMLEMKQENDLKTVVEGAKQQNKDTIETIKQNIADVNKKMVESEQKHKRLNLENEVLLPKAEKANEMWPALCQIISDTMKTKAQLQMNVNETRCKTIDVHEKAISFCEETEAIELDIVDCWEVCRAQIDKVNKEGETWKEEIAAQDNVTLQAKKDFIDLEEDISWSQLRNVKASEQLKKEEGKLTHLRRRTKYLQRKIKQTEKEKSQEEKALKVLKQQIAQTTENYEEKMESLTESHQKILQQAREAFREKEELSIQKDTISLDVEAKRFQLETIKDEKKGKRNALLQVNSMLNLVVSDLTANRSERSKFQEMTALVIENSEETQKVFAKNIKEMKLDLEEEIMKRENAREAWVKSLDLLNSWNEKMVSFFESSKNSIEENRRRGKAYKEENDVLRSQLEGMKIRESGLRLQIEEGKQLFKKTKKTLSDDIFLLKESIKEKTENIKELQALKDKLKPGYGIVREEFERRSSSYKSLKDDLILLKRTEKELTNAIELKNIKFKGLYQPREDMKVMLSEARKNMLECIKRHKKDLYESGYDIYMVSKHIETLYDNNSVIRHACDLLQRQVADERKDISSADELIQKNTTQVYSIRERLLKLVEEELKLMADASLQNSGDLSQLAGIKANAQARGSVVYKATRQMLDLVQRFGRFVSAETKSRRKSRRMSKIEKVEKQH, encoded by the exons GAATATTTGCTCtgaaaaat CGACGGGTGCACAAGAGCATCTTGAAAGCCTTATAAAATGCATCAAAGATCTAACAGAAAGTCGTCAAGAGCTTGTACAAAGTTTTGAGGAAACCACTATAAAAGCCAGTGAGCTAAAAAGTCGCTACAAGATGTTGGAAATGAAGCAGGAAAATGACCTG AAGACAGTTGTAGAAGGAGCCAAACAGCAAAACAAAGACACAATcgaaacaataaaacaaaacattgcagacgtaaacaaaaaaatggtcGAAAGTGAACAG AAACATAAACGTTTAAATCTTGAAAATGAAGTTCTTTTGCCTAAAGCGGAAAAGGCGAACGAGATGTGGCCCGCCCTGTGTCAGATAATTAGTGacacaatgaaaacaaaagctCAGTTGCAGATGAACGTAAACGAAACCAG ATGTAAAACCATTGATGTGCACGAAAAAGCAATTTCGTTTTGTGAAGAAACCGAAGCTATTGAGTTAGACATAGTAGATTGCTGGGAAGTTTGCCGTGCTCAGATCGACAAGGTTAATAAAGAAGGTGAAACGTGGAAGGAAGAG ATAGCTGCTCAGGACAATGTCACTCTTCAGGCAAAGAAAGACTTCATTGATTTGGAAGAAGACATAAGTTGGTCGCAGTTGAGAAACGTAAAAGCATCAGAGCAACTGAAGAAGGAAGAAGGCAAACTTACACACCTCCGCAGACGG ACTAAATACTTGCAacgaaaaatcaaacaaactgaaaaagaaaaatctcaAGAAGAAAAAGCTTTGAAAGTTCTGAAACAACAAATTGCTCAAACTACAGAGAACTACGAG GAAAAAATGGAATCGCTGACCGAGTCGCaccaaaaaatattgcaacaaGCAAGGGAGGCTTTTCGAGAAAAAGAGGAGCTGAGCATTCAAAAAGACACTATATCTTTGGATGTTGAGGCGAAGCGCTTTCAACTTGAGACTATCAAAGACGAAAAAAAAGGCAAAAGGAACGCTCTACTACAAGTTAATAGTATG TTGAATCTTGTAGTTTCCGATCTGACCGCCAACAGATCTGAAAGATCGAAGTTCCAAGAAATGACGGCTCTTGTCATTGAAAACAGCGAAGAGACGCAGaaggtttttgcaaaaaatataaaggAGATGAAATTAGATTTAGAAGAAGAGATTATGAAAAG aGAAAACGCGAGAGAGGCGTGGGTAAAATCGCTTGACTTGCTCAACAGTTGGAACGAAAAAATGGTCTCGTTTTTTGAATCATCAAAAAACTCAATTGAAGAGAACAg ACGCCGTGGAAAAGCCTATAAGGAGGAGAATGACGTTTTAAGGAGCCAGCTAGAAGGGATGAAGATTAGAGAATCAGGACTAAGGCTGCAAATAGAGGAAGGAAAACAACTATTCAAGAAGACAAAGAAGACTCTGTCTGATGATATTTTCTTGCTAAAGGAGagcataaaagaaaaaacg GAAAATATAAAAGAACTGCAGGCTTTGAAAGATAAACTGAAACCCGGATATGGTATTGTTCGTGAGGAATTTGAAAGAAGGAGCAGCAGCTATAAGTCATTGAAGGATGATTTGATTCTATTGAAAAGAACAGAAAAGGAGCTTACAAATGCAATTGAactcaaaaatattaaatttaaag GACTTTATCAGCCAAGAGAAGATATGAAAGTGATGCTAAGTGAAGCACGAAAAAATATGCTAGAGTGCATTAAACGTCATAAGAAGGATCTTTACGAATCTGGTTATGATATTTACATGGTTTCCAAACATATTGAGACGTTGTATGATAACAATAGTGTCATTCGCCATGCATGTGACCTCTTGCAGCGTCAGGTTGCAG ATGAGAGAAAAGATATCTCAAGTGCGGATGAGCTCATCCAGAAAAATACAACGCAAGTTTATTCCATTAGAGAACGACTCCTAAAGCTCGTGGAGGAAGAATTAAAACTTATGGCCGATGCATCTTTGCAAAATTCAGGAGACCTAAGTCAGTTGGCCGGTATTAAG GCCAATGCACAAGCTCGTGGTAGTGTGGTGTATAAGGCCACCAGACAAATGCTTGATCTAGTGCAGAGATTCGGACGCTTCGTTTCAGCAGAGACTAAGAGTAGAAGAAAGTCAA GGCGCATGTCAAAGATTGAAAAAGTCGAGAAACAACATTAA